The Raphanus sativus cultivar WK10039 unplaced genomic scaffold, ASM80110v3 Scaffold0433, whole genome shotgun sequence genome has a segment encoding these proteins:
- the LOC130502193 gene encoding E3 ubiquitin-protein ligase RSL1-like: MQVKGNWVPKQKKISMLMEDLQKIRQQFSFVQPVLVSGNEVKFAYKLARESILPRGAARQAKVAWKEECLICYSEFDLERMFSVGKCRHRFCFHCVKQHVEVKLLHGTVPNCPHDGCKSEMVMDACRRLLTPKLSEMWKQRIKDNAIPVAERVYCPYPRCSALMSKTKITESAKSLLSVYPESGVRRCVECRGLFCVDCKVQWHGKVSCTEYKKLHPNPPADDVKLNSLANNKTWCQCDKCQHVIELTQGCNHITCRCGFEFCYNCGGEWNKETGTCAKHCPTLEEACFTRQVCVGTNNYYDYDDEEDYEEDYDSDYDVDDEDSDYGFGDFPFGFGQKNMNDANPEDSFDPFSELPPGVPRSHRMLEYKALHHMLNPGVEFASEDCPYFGKYGKYATFYDSDGYEYDDYSNPFHPDYD, from the exons atgcagGTCAAGGGGAACTGGGTGCCTAAGCAAAAAAAGATTTCCATGCTGATGGAAGATCTGCAGAAGATCAGGCAACAATTCTCGTTTGTTCAGCCTGTTCTGGTATCTGGAAACGAAGTTAAGTTTGCTTATAAACTCGCCAGGGAATCGATACTTCCTCGTGGAGCTGCTCGCCAAGCAAAAGTAGCTTGGAAAGAGGAGTGTCTCATCTGCTACAGCGAGTTCGATCTCGAGCGCATGTTTTCCGTTGGTAAATGCCGTCACCGCTTTTGCTTCCACTGCGTGAAGCAGCACGTGGAGGTGAAGCTGCTTCACGGAACGGTTCCAAACTGTCCTCACGATGGCTGCAAGTCCGAGATGGTTATGGATGCGTGTCGCAGGCTTTTGACTCCGAAACTGAGCGAAATGTGGAAGCAAAGGATTAAAGATAACGCGATACCTGTCGCGGAGAGAGTCTACTGCCCTTATCCTAGGTGTTCGGCTTTGATGTCCAAAACCAAGATAACTGAATCTGCCAAGAGCTTGCTCTCTGTGTACCCTGAGTCTGGAGTTAGGAGGTGCGTTGAATGTCGTGGACTCTTCTGTGTGGATTGTAAAGTCCAGTGGCATGGGAAGGTGTCATGCACCGAGTACAAGAAACTGCATCCTAATCCTCCAGCAGATGATGTGAAGCTAAACTCTCTCGCGAATAACAAAACGTGGTGTCAGTGTGACAAGTGCCAACACGTGATTGAACTTACACAGGGATGCAATCACATAACTTGCAG ATGTGGGTTTGAGTTTTGCTACAACTGTGGAGGAGAATGGAACAAGGAGACGGGGACTTGTGCTAAACACTGCCCCACCTTGGAGGAAGCATGCTTCACGCGTCAAGTCTGTGTGGGGACTAACAACTActatgattatgatgatgaagaagactaTGAAGAAGATTATGATTCAGATTACGACGTGGATGATGAAGATTCTGATTACGGCTTTGGTGACTTCCCATTTGGTTTTGGGCAGAAGAATATGAATGATGCTAATCCTGAAGATTCCTTTGATCCTTTCTCCGAACTGCCTCCTG GTGTGCCCCGTTCCCACCGGATGCTGGAGTACAAGGCTCTTCACCACATGCTTAACCCGGGTGTGGAGTTTGCAAGTGAGGACTGCCCATACTTTGGAAAGTATGGAAAGTACGCTACGTTTTATGACTCGGACGGCTATGAATACGATGATTACTCCAACCCTTTCCATCCTGACTACGACTGA
- the LOC108844191 gene encoding L-type lectin-domain containing receptor kinase I.7-like: MTKGLVLRMVLMICYFLRSSFQQEPPFVYNNFDQAGNNLHLDGGARILPQHGGGPLQLTNATLRQMGHAFLQQPIDYKPSEPVSFSTHFVCALLPAGETSGHGMAFVVSHSTDFTHAEPTRFFGIFNTSSNGSTSTRVLAIELDTALAPELKDISDNHVGIDVNSPVSKLSANASYFSDREGRNIDVKLLSGDPIQVWVDYQGNTLNVTLAPLKVQKPSRPLLSSTSIDLTEIVQGRRMFFGFSGATGSIMSYQYILGWSFSKTMASLQSIDISKLPKVHHPSNNKHQAPSLALDALLSLIAFLVLGLLFGAYMYRRNLYAEVREEWEKDYGPLRYSYKSLYKATKGFSKNEFLGRGGFGEVYRGTLSKSREVAVKRVSHDGEEGTKQFVAEIVCMRSLKHRSLVPLLGYCRRKRELLLVSEYMPNGSLDHYLFDHSKTSLPWWRRVMIVKDIASALSYLHTEADQVVIHRDIKAANVMLDAELNGRLGDFGMSRLYDRGADPTTTAAVGTVGYMAPELITMGPSTGTDVYAFGVFLLEVACGRRPVESTLSAEKRFLITWVCDCWRRSCLVDARDPRLGEFSVQEVERVLKLGLLCANLAPEGRPSMEQVVQYVNGNMDLPEFWPHSPGIGVLTPMAVSQIPSLSLSSSSGNNSMFVTHSVVYGRGR, encoded by the coding sequence ATGACTAAAGGATTGGTTCTGAGAATGGTCTTGATGATATGTTATTTTCTTCGCTCATCATTTCAACAAGAGCCACCGTTTGTCTACAACAACTTCGACCAAGCAGGCAACAATCTCCACCTCGACGGTGGTGCAAGAATCCTCCCACAACACGGTGGCGGCCCCCTGCAGCTCACAAACGCAACGCTTCGCCAGATGGGCCACGCTTTCCTCCAGCAACCGATCGATTACAAACCATCCGAACCAGTCTCCTTCTCCACGCATTTCGTCTGCGCACTTCTCCCAGCAGGCGAGACGAGCGGACACGGCATGGCGTTCGTCGTCTCTCATTCCACGGATTTCACCCACGCCGAGCCCACAAGGTTCTTCGGTATCTTCAACACGTCTTCGAACGGATCCACCTCCACGCGCGTGCTGGCGATAGAGCTCGATACTGCTCTAGCTCCGGAGCTGAAAGACATCAGTGATAACCACGTTGGGATCGATGTGAACAGCCCGGTGTCTAAACTCTCAGCCAACGCTTCTTATTTTTCGGACAGAGAAGGTAGAAACATAGACGTAAAGCTACTGAGTGGAGATCCTATTCAGGTTTGGGTTGATTACCAAGGAAACACACTCAACGTTACACTGGCACCTCTCAAAGTCCAGAAACCGAGCCGTCCTCTCTTGTCGTCGACATCCATCGATCTCACCGAGATTGTGCAAGGTAGAAGAATGTTCTTCGGGTTCTCCGGTGCAACCGGGTCGATCATGAGCTACCAGTACATACTCGGGTGGAGTTTCAGCAAAACCATGGCGTCCCTTCAAAGCATTGACATCTCAAAGCTTCCTAAAGTTCATCACCCTAGCAATAATAAACATCAGGCTCCATCGTTGGCCCTGGATGCTCTGCTTAGTTTAATAGCTTTCTTGGTTTTGGGGCTTCTCTTTGGAGCTTACATGTATAGGAGAAACTTGTACGCTGAAGTAAGAGAGGAGTGGGAGAAGGACTATGGTCCACTCAGATACTCCTACAAGTCTCTATACAAAGCAACGAAAGGGTTTAGTAAAAACGAGTTTCTTGGGAGAGGAGGTTTCGGCGAAGTCTACAGAGGAACACTCTCTAAAAGCAGAGAAGTGGCTGTGAAGAGAGTATCACACGACGGTGAGGAAGGTACGAAGCAGTTTGTAGCTGAGATTGTTTGCATGAGGAGCTTAAAACACCGGAGCTTGGTTCCGCTTCTTGGTTACTGCAGGAGGAAACGCGAGTTGCTGTTAGTCTCTGAGTACATGCCGAACGGTAGTCTTGATCATTACTTGTTTGATCATAGCAAAACGTCTCTTCCCTGGTGGAGAAGAGTTATGATTGTGAAAGACATCGCGTCGGCTCTTAGTTACTTACACACGGAAGCTGATCAAGTTGTTATACACAGAGACATCAAAGCTGCTAACGTTATGCTTGACGCCGAGCTCAACGGAAGGTTGGGAGATTTTGGTATGTCGAGGCTGTACGACAGAGGAGCTGATCCGACCACGACGGCTGCGGTGGGAACCGTCGGTTACATGGCGCCAGAGCTTATAACGATGGGACCATCCACCGGAACCGACGTGTATGCGTTTGGTGTTTTCTTGCTCGAAGTAGCTTGCGGGAGGAGGCCTGTGGAGTCCACCTTGTCTGCTGAGAAACGGTTTCTGATCACGTGGGTTTGTGATTGCTGGAGGAGGTCTTGTTTGGTTGACGCTAGAGATCCGAGGTTGGGAGAGTTCTCGGTTCAGGAAGTGGAGAGGGTTCTGAAACTCGGTTTGCTGTGTGCGAATCTTGCTCCCGAGGGGAGGCCGAGTATGGAACAGGTTGTGCAGTATGTGAATGGTAACATGGATTTGCCGGAGTTTTGGCCGCATTCTCCGGGGATTGGAGTTCTCACTCCAATGGCGGTTTCACAGATCCCTTCACTCTCACTGTCATCTTCCTCCGGCAACAACTCTATGTTTGTTACTCACTCGGTGGTCTATGGGAGGGGACGGTGA
- the LOC130502194 gene encoding uncharacterized protein LOC130502194 encodes MPPKKDPEVTLEQMQQQMSRISLVEQEISRLAPIEQTMNVMQQQLAVMFSRWEVEQKEKEAEKVKLRELEKGKAHQSVDLVSEPTIGSRVDDEILHRSPTKFPTPFLMSEDGYFSRNHRGQGSNLNDDPLPWRQPSWSRRVDIPTFDGSEVEGWILRVEEYFELGEFMEDEKLRLVRLCFSGDALLWYRWERTRNPFRTWEQLKHRVLTQYSTLQDVSAGERLLKILQEGTVREYHRDFINLASHAPEVPESVLEFAYMNGLLGKIRKGVKMLDARGLQHMMRAALKVEDWETEEALAPVKPSKQMSSGPSHTSKPISGVQAQTVAQPKPKTQPTFPNATQRGIGARAATNHGRLKPPFRRLTPTEVERWKAQGLCFKCDEKFHPNHPCAQAQLTVMLLHPNGVEEELLDEPCELEETVEGVAALVAEVSVNSVVGISSPRTMKLRGVIQNREVVVLIDSGATHNFISSKLIAELKLPLSSTRSYGVLVAGGVNVQGRGVVDGVTLILPSCQFTTSFLPLELGVADIILGVQWLDPLGEMRVNWQQQWMKICVAGKWVELKGDLSLHSEAVSLKSLWKIVEAEGEGVLVEFGSLQTAEEVVAMALPEEWKGLLQQYAPVFAEPTELPPSRGKEHSITLEEGARPVSVRPFRYPHIQKAEIERQIASMLATGIIQESGSPFSSPVLLVKKKDGSWRFCVDYRALNKVTVPDKYPISMIDQLLDELHGAQVFSKLDLRSGYHQILVKQEDIPKTASALTTVTTSSA; translated from the coding sequence ATGCCTCCGAAAAAGGATCCTGAGGTTACGCTCGAGCAGATGCAGCAACAAATGAGTCGGATCTCGCTGGTGGAGCAGGAGATCTCTCGTTTGGCGCCGATAGAGCAGACGATGAACGTGATGCAGCAACAACTGGCTGTCATGTTCAGTCGTTGGGAGGTTGAGCAGAAGGAGAAGGAAGCCGAGAAGGTCAAGCTGCGAGAGTTGGAGAAGGGAAAGGCACATCAATCTGTTGACCTTGTCTCTGAACCAACGATCGGGAGCAGAGTTGATGATGAGATCCTTCACCGGAGCCCGACGAAGTTTCCGACGCCGTTTCTGATGAGTGAAGACGGTTATTTCAGCCGGAACCACCGGGGTCAGGGATCCAACCTTAACGACGATCCCCTGCCTTGGCGTCAACCGTCGTGGTCCCGCCGTGTGGATATTCCAACATTCGACGGTTCGGAGGTTGAAGGATGGATCTTACGGGTGGAGGAATACTTTGAGTTGGGGGAGTTTATGGAGGACGAGAAGCTACGACTGGTGCGGCTGTGTTTCTCCGGTGATGCACTGTTGTGGTACCGGTGGGAACGCACTCGCAACCCCTTTCGTACGTGGGAACAGCTTAAGCATCGTGTGTTAACTCAATACTCGACGCTTCAAGATGTCTCCGCCGGCGAACGTCTGTTGAAGATTCTTCAGGAAGGAACGGTTCGTGAGTATCACAGAGATTTCATCAATCTGGCTTCTCACGCGCCGGAAGTTCCTGAGTCGGTGCTGGAGTTCGCCTACATGAATGGGTTGTTGGGTAAGATTCGTAAAGGGGTGAAGATGCTGGATGCTCGGGGCTTACAACACATGATGAGAGCTGCGTTGAAGGTGGAGGACTGGGAGACGGAGGAGGCGTTAGCTCCGGTCAAACCTTCGAAGCAGATGTCTAGTGGGCCATCTCACACGAGTAAGCCCATTAGCGGTGTGCAGGCCCAGACTGTCGCGCAACCCAAGCCCAAAACTCAACCAACATTTCCTAATGCGACACAGCGGGGAATCGGAGCTAGGGCTGCGACAAATCATGGCCGCCTCAAGCCTCCGTTTCGTCGTCTGACTCCGACGGAAGTGGAGCGATGGAAGGCGCAGGGGTTGTGTTTCAAATGTGATGAGAAGTTTCACCCCAACCATCCGTGTGCTCAAGCTCAGTTGACGGTGATGCTGCTTCATCCTAATGGTGTCGAAGAGGAGCTGTTGGATGAACCATGCGAGCTGGAGGAAACTGTGGAGGGGGTCGCAGCTTTGGTAGCGGAGGTATCAGTCAACTCAGTGGTGGGGATCTCTTCACCACGAACAATGAAGCTTCGGGGAGTCATTCAGAATCGGGAGGTGGTGGTGCTCATCGATAGCGGAGCCACACACAATTTCATCTCCTCAAAGCTGATTGCCGAACTGAAGCTTCCTCTGAGCTCCACGAGGAGCTATGGCGTGCTGGTAGCTGGGGGAGTGAATGTACAAGGCAGAGGTGTTGTGGATGGAGTGACGTTGATCCTGCCTTCGTGTCAGTTCACTACCAGCTTCCTTCCCTTGGAGTTAGGAGTTGCAGATATCATCTTAGGCGTGCAATGGCTTGACCCACTAGGCGAGATGCGGGTGAACTGGCAACAGCAGTGGATGAAGATTTGTGTTGCTGGCAAGTGGGTCGAGTTGAAAGGCGACTTGAGTTTACACTCTGAAGCAGTTTCATTGAAATCCCTCTGGAAGATTGTGGAGGCGGAAGGGGAGGGAGTTCTGGTGGAATTTGGCAGTTTGCAAACTGCTGAGGAGGTCGTCGCAATGGCTCTACCGGAGGAGTGGAAGGGGTTATTGCAGCAGTATGCTCCTGTATTTGCAGAACCTACGGAACTTCCACCATCCCGCGGGAAAGAACACAGCATCACTTTGGAGGAAGGAGCACGACCTGTCAGTGTTCGGCCCTTTCGATACCCCCATATACAAAAGGCCGAAATTGAACGTCAGATTGCGTCCATGCTCGCTACGGGTATCATACAGGAGAGTGGAAGTCCCTTCTCCAGTCCTGTACTCCtcgtgaagaagaaggatggcaGCTGGCGTTTTTGCGTGGATTACAGGGCACTGAATAAGGTGACAGTTCCTGACAAGTATCCGATTTCGATGATCGATCAGTTGCTCGATGAACTCCATGGCGCACAGGTGTTCTCCAAATTGGACTTGCGTTCAGGATATCACCAGATACTTGTGAAGCAGGAGGACATCCCTAAAACGGCTTCCGCACTCACGACGGTCACTACGAGTTCCGCGTGA